A stretch of the Theileria equi strain WA chromosome 1, complete sequence genome encodes the following:
- a CDS encoding ribosomal RNA assembly protein, putative (encoded by transcript BEWA_024400A), whose translation MDEEEKGRNKKYRKDKPWDDETVDHWKIEPFTSEDNKPSLLEESSFSILFPKYREKYIQSVWGDVKKSLSDYHIKCDLNLVEGSMSVFTTKRTWDPYIIIKDLAHENILIKTCNYLVMEMLAPGNNGEMKHTNAVGNTGVITTMRIL comes from the exons CAAGGATAAGCCCTGGGACGATGAGACAGTCGATCACTGGAAGATTGAGCCTTTTACCAGC GAGGATAACAAGCCGTCGTTGCTCGAGGAAAGCTCCTTTTCAATTCtatttccaaaatatcGCGAAAAGTACATTCAATCAGTTTGGGGAGATGTAAAAAA GTCACTCTCGGACTACCATATCAAGTGCGATCTCAACCTCGTTGAAGGATCCATGAGCGTTTTCACCACCAAACGGACCTGGGACCCGTATATTATCATTaag GATTTGGCCCatgagaatattttaatCAAAACTTGCAACTATTTGGTCATGGAGATGTTAGCCCCCGGGAACAATGGTGAAATGAAACATACAAACGCCGTGGGAAACACAGGAGTGATTACGACTATGAGAATTTTATAG
- a CDS encoding signal peptide-containing protein (encoded by transcript BEWA_024410A), with protein sequence MRIFSLVYAAYLLRFCSCGDFVDESTLVSAWKDGQEVSTDVPSPPGMLDISVPDEEQCKSFDYTFAGNAIRLIVPNKDTTATKLVNGAEEDAYTLPSGETLDHAKAYLNKDKKPELVLLVFNTPSGISRRDYVKSDNGWTVCNNSDIKMRSLRDPAEWISNFEIDVSLANGTDEFTAFEAELLGIAIQHFFPKPGHAVV encoded by the coding sequence ATGAGAATTTTTTCACTAGTCTACGCAGCCTATCTCTTGCGCTTTTGTTCTTGTGGAGACTTTGTGGACGAAAGTACACTTGTAAGTGCTTGGAAGGACGGGCAAGAAGTTTCTACTGATGTTCCTTCCCCTCCAGGAATGCTCGATATCTCGGTACCAGACGAAGAACAATGCAAATCCTTCGACTATACTTTCGCTGGTAATGCCATAAGACTCATTGTTCCTAATAAAGATACTACTGCTACGAAGCTCGTAAACGGTGCTGAGGAGGATGCTTATACTCTTCCCTCTGGAGAAACACTTGACCATGCTAAAGCCTACCTaaacaaggataagaagCCTGAACTGGTCCTTTTAGTATTTAACACACCATCTGGTATATCACGAAGAGATTATGTAAAGAGTGATAATGGATGGACTGTCTGTAATAATAGTGATATTAAGATGAGGAGCTTGAGGGATCCTGCAGAATGGATATCTAACTTTGAAATTGATGTTTCCTTGGCCAATGGTACCGATGAATTCACGGCCTTTGAAGCAGAATTACTGGGCATTGCTATACAGCATTTCTTTCCAAAGCCTGGCCATGCTGTAGTATGA